The Corallococcus caeni region CCACCCGAACCCGCACGTGCTGCCGCTCGTGGACGTGGCCACCGGGTCGCTGGGGCAGGGCCTGGCGGTGGGCGTGGGCATGGCGCTGGGCGCGCGCCTGGACGGGCTGCCCTTCCGCACGTACGTGCTCATGGGCGACAGCGAGACGGCGGAGGGCTCCGTGTGGGAGGCGTTCGACAAGGCCGGCCACTACGGGCTCGACAACCTGTGCGCCATCATCGACGTGAACCGGCTGGGGCAGAGCCGGGAGACGGAGCTGGGCTGGAACCTGGAGGCCTACGCGGCCCGCGTCCGCGCCTTCGGCTGGAACGTCCTCACGCTGGACGGCCATGACCTGGGCGCCATCGACCGCGCCTTCGCCGAAGCGCAGGCGAAGAAGGGCCAGCCCACCTGCCTCATCTGCCGGACGGAGAAGGGGCATGGCTCCTCGCTCATCGCCAACCAGGACGGTTGGCACGGCAAGCCGCTGCCGGAGGACAAGGCGAAGGACGCCATCCGCGAGCTGGGCGGGGAGCGGAATGTCCGCATCCAGGTGAAGCGGCCGGAGATGCTGAAGGCCACCGTGGAGGACAAGGCGGCCCCGCTACAGCTGCCCACTTACGAGGTCGGCCAGAAGGAGGCCACGCGCAAGGCGTACGGCGACGCGCTCCTGGCGCTGGGCAACGCGCGGCCGGAGGTGGTGGCGCTGGACGCGGAGGTGTCCAACTCCACGTATTCGAACGAGTTCCAGAAGGCGCACCCGAAGCGCTACTTCGAGATGTTCATCGCGGAGCAGAACATGGTGTCCAGCGCGGTGGGCCTGGCGGTGCTGGGCAAGAAGGTCTTCGTGAGCACCTTCGCGGCCTTCCTGTCCCGCGCGTATGACCAGATCCGCATGGCGGCCATCTCCAACGCCACGGTGCACCTGTGCGGCAGCCACGCGGGCGTGTCCATTGGCGAGGACGGGCCGTCACAGATGGCGCTGGAGGACCTGGCGATGATGCGCGCGGTGGGCGGCAGCACGGTGCTCTACCCGAGCGACGCCAACCAGACCGCGAAGCTGCTGGCACAGGTGGTGGACCGCCAGGGCATCACCTACCTGCGCAGCACGCGCGAGAAGACGCCCGTGCTCTACCCCGCGACGGAGGCCTTCCCCATTGGCGGCAGCAAGGTGGTGCGCCGGTCCGACAACGACGTGGCGACGGTGGTGGCCGCCGGCATCACGCTGCACGAAGCGCTCAAGGCTCATGAGCTGCTGAAGAAGGACGGCATCGCGGTGCGCGTCATCGACCTGTACTCCGTGAAGCCGGTGGACGCGAAGACGCTGCGGCAGGCCGCGCGCGAGACACAGGGGCGGCTCCTCGTGGTGGAGGACCACTGGGCGGAAGGGGGCCTGGCGGACGCGGTGCTGGAGGCCTTCACTGGCGAGCGTGAACGGCTGCCCTCCGTGATGCGCCTCGCGGTGACGAGGATGCCCGGCTCCGGCAAGCCCGCGGAGCTGCTGGACGCCGCCGGCATCGACGCCGGGCACATCGTGGAGGCCGTCACCTCGTGGGTGGAGGAGGGCAGGGCCCAGGGCGGGGACGGCCGGGGACGGCCGTCCGAGAACGCCTGGGGCCACACGAACGCGTAGCGCGGGGAGGCCTGGGGGCCTTCAGGCCTTCGGCGCCAGCCGTTCGGCCGCGCGCGCCGCGCCCATGGACCGCGCGTAGTCCAGCGCGGTGCGCTTGTCCGCGTCCCGGACCCGGTGGTCCGCGCCGCGCTGGATGAGCAGCTCCATCATCTCCACCTTGTCGAACATGGCCGCGAACATGAGCGGCGTGCGGCCATCCGGGCCCGTGCCGTCTACGTTCGCGCCCGCGTCCAGCAGCACCGTGGCGATGGCCTCGTTGCCCTTGAAGGCCGCGCCGGCCAGGGGCGTCTGGCCGGCGTCGTTGGGCTGCTCCGGGTCCGCCCCGCGCTCCAGCAAGAGGCGCGTGGCCTCCACGTGGCCGTGGTAGCTGGCCAGCATCAGGAGCGAGTCCCCCCGCTCGTTGCGAACGCCCACGGGGAGCCCGGCGTCGAGCAGCTCGCGCAGCTTCCCGGCATCCCCCGAGCGAACGACCGCGAAGGCGCTCCTCACGAAGTCCATCAGGGCGGCGTCCTCGGCGGACGGGGGAGCGGCGTTCTTCGGGTCGTTCGGGGGACTCATGGTCGGCATTCCTTCCTAGCGGGAGCGGCGCTTCTGCTGGACGGCGGTGGCGATGCGCGAACCATACTCCTCGTCCGCCGCGCGGAAGTGGGCGATGGCCCGGGTGATGATGTCTTCACGACTCACCTGCGCCAGGCTGCCGGCGAGGTTCTCCACCAGCCGCGCCTTCGCCGCCTCGTCCATCAGCCGGTAGAGGGCGCCGGCCTGCACGAAGTCGGTGTCCTCCGCGTGCTTGCCGTGGACGAAGGTGCCCGTCAGGCCGCTCACCGCGTAGCCCGTGCCGTAGCCCTCGTCCGTCTGGGCGGGGCCGTTGAAGCTGTTGGGCTCGTAGTTGGGGCCGCGCCCGCCGTTGCCATCGAAGCGCATGGCGCCGTCACGGCCGTAGTTGCGCGCGCCGCCCTTCACGCCCTTGGGGGAGTTCACCGGCAGCTGCGTGCTGTTGATGCCCACCCGGTAGCGGTGCGCGTCGCCGTAGGCGAACAGGCGCGCCTGGAGCATCCGGTCCGGGGACGGGCCGATGCCGGGCACGAAGTGCGCCGGGTCCAGGGCCGCCTGCTCCACCTCCGCGAAGAAGTTCTCCGGGTTGCGGTTCAGCGTGAGCTTGCCCACCTCCATCAGCGGGTAGTCCTTGTGCGGCCACACCTTGGTGAGGTCGAACGGGTTGAAGCGGTAGTTCGCCGCGTCCGCCTCCGGCATCACCT contains the following coding sequences:
- a CDS encoding transketolase, translated to MADTLADLAAQLRIDSIRCTTAAGSGHPSSSMSAADIMAVLFQKYLRFDFQQPKAPNNDRFVLSKGHACPVLYSAFKAAGAIDDAELLTLRKFGSRLEGHPNPHVLPLVDVATGSLGQGLAVGVGMALGARLDGLPFRTYVLMGDSETAEGSVWEAFDKAGHYGLDNLCAIIDVNRLGQSRETELGWNLEAYAARVRAFGWNVLTLDGHDLGAIDRAFAEAQAKKGQPTCLICRTEKGHGSSLIANQDGWHGKPLPEDKAKDAIRELGGERNVRIQVKRPEMLKATVEDKAAPLQLPTYEVGQKEATRKAYGDALLALGNARPEVVALDAEVSNSTYSNEFQKAHPKRYFEMFIAEQNMVSSAVGLAVLGKKVFVSTFAAFLSRAYDQIRMAAISNATVHLCGSHAGVSIGEDGPSQMALEDLAMMRAVGGSTVLYPSDANQTAKLLAQVVDRQGITYLRSTREKTPVLYPATEAFPIGGSKVVRRSDNDVATVVAAGITLHEALKAHELLKKDGIAVRVIDLYSVKPVDAKTLRQAARETQGRLLVVEDHWAEGGLADAVLEAFTGERERLPSVMRLAVTRMPGSGKPAELLDAAGIDAGHIVEAVTSWVEEGRAQGGDGRGRPSENAWGHTNA
- a CDS encoding ankyrin repeat domain-containing protein, which translates into the protein MSPPNDPKNAAPPSAEDAALMDFVRSAFAVVRSGDAGKLRELLDAGLPVGVRNERGDSLLMLASYHGHVEATRLLLERGADPEQPNDAGQTPLAGAAFKGNEAIATVLLDAGANVDGTGPDGRTPLMFAAMFDKVEMMELLIQRGADHRVRDADKRTALDYARSMGAARAAERLAPKA